Genomic DNA from Kiritimatiellia bacterium:
CTTCCGCCGTCATGGTGTTCCCTTCAGCCCGCGAACTTCCGGGCGGCCTCGTCCACGTTGGTGTAGATCTCGAGGATTTTGTGGAAGCCCAGCAGTTCGACGATCGTGTAGATTTTTTTTGAAAGGGCCACGAGCTTGAGGTCGCCGTTGCCCTCGCGCGCGCGGCGGGCGAACCCGATGAGGGTGCCCAGCGCCGCGCTGCTGATGTAGTCCAGACCGCCGCAATCGAGGACGACCCGGTTCCGGTGCTGTTCGCGGAGCTTGCTCAAGGCGGTCTCCAGCCTCGGGAAGGAATAGGCATCCAGCGCGCCGTCCAGGTGCAGGATATCCAGGTCGTCCCGCTGCTCCGTCTGAATGATGCATTCC
This window encodes:
- a CDS encoding STAS domain-containing protein, translating into ECIIQTEQRDDLDILHLDGALDAYSFPRLETALSKLREQHRNRVVLDCGGLDYISSAALGTLIGFARRAREGNGDLKLVALSKKIYTIVELLGFHKILEIYTNVDEAARKFAG